Proteins found in one Magnolia sinica isolate HGM2019 chromosome 5, MsV1, whole genome shotgun sequence genomic segment:
- the LOC131246142 gene encoding zinc finger CCCH domain-containing protein 51-like isoform X2 has product MADSEEPQSSEQVCNFFRKPSKNKNIRKRTIDTDGNTEDDDQEKSNISSVIHKPKKPPRPDNKLHFSTVGSSKRATESAESKAEESKDTPLFHFESSKEIQVHHDSRATATLETETEFSKDARAIRERVLKQAEDALKGEKKGVDDEKVYKGIHGYKDYKAGFRREQTVSGEKAGGAHGPLRASAHIRSSARFDYQPDICKDYKETGYCGFGDACKFMHDRGDYKSGWQMEREWEEAEKVRKRNLALGGDDDVDREGGNQSNDDEDDSLPFACFICRQSFEDPVVTKCKHYFCEHCALKHHSKNKKCYVCNKPTLGIFNTAHEIRKKMAEQK; this is encoded by the exons ATGGCGGATTCCGAGGAACCCCAATCCTCCGAACAAG TTTGCAATTTCTTCCGCAAACCATCCAAGAACAAGAACATCCGAAAACGGACGATTGACACTGATGGCAACACTGAAGATGATGATCAAGAAAAATCCAACATTTCTTCTGTCATCCACAAGCCAAAAAAGCCTCCGAGACCTGATAACAAGCTCCATTTCTCAACTGTTGGATCGTCAAAGAGAGCAACAGAATCTGCTGAATCCAAAGCTGAAGAATCGAAAGACACTCCACTTTTCCATTTTGAATCATCCAAGGAAATCCAAGTCCACCATGACAGCCGAGCGACAGCAACCTTAGAAACAGAAACTGAGTTTTCGAAAGATGCCCGTGCAATCCGAGAGCGGGTTCTAAAACAGGCAGAGGATGCTTTGAAGGGGGAAAAGAAAGGTGTTGACGACGAGAAGGTGTATAAGGGGATCCATGGGTACAAAGATTACAAAGCTGGCTTCCGACGCGAACAGACGGTTTCAGGTGAGAAGGCTGGTGGGGCTCATGGACCACTTAGAGCTTCAGCACACATCAGGTCTTCAGCGAGGTTTGATTACCAGCCGGATATATGCAAGGATTACAAGGAGACTGGTTACTGTGGGTTTGGAGATGCGTGcaagtttatgcatgatagagGGGATTATAAGTCTGGATGGCAGATGGAGAGAGAGTGGGAGGAAGCTGAGAAGGTGAGGAAGAGGAATTTGGCATTGGGAGGAGATGATGATGTGGATCGGGAAGGAGGGAATCAGAGcaatgatgatgaggatgattcATTGCCCTTCGCGTGTTTCATATGTAGGCAGTCATTCGAGGATCCTGTTGTTACAAAATGCAAGCACTATTTCTGCGAGCATTGTGCGCTGAAG CACCATTCAAAGAACAAGAAATGCTACGTGTGCAATAAGCCAACCCTCGGGATCTTCAACACAGCTCATGAGATCCGGAAAAAAATGGCAGAGCAAAAATA
- the LOC131246142 gene encoding zinc finger CCCH domain-containing protein 51-like isoform X1, whose protein sequence is MADSEEPQSSEQVCNFFRKPSKNKNIRKRTIDTDGNTEDDDQEKSNISSVIHKPKKPPRPDNKLHFSTVGSSKRATESAESKAEESKDTPLFHFESSKEIQVHHDSRATATLETETEFSKDARAIRERVLKQAEDALKGEKKGVDDEKVYKGIHGYKDYKAGFRREQTVSGEKAGGAHGPLRASAHIRSSARFDYQPDICKDYKETGYCGFGDACKFMHDRGDYKSGWQMEREWEEAEKVRKRNLALGGDDDVDREGGNQSNDDEDDSLPFACFICRQSFEDPVVTKCKHYFCEHCALKHHSKNKKCYVCNKPTLGIFNTAHEIRKKMAEQK, encoded by the exons ATGGCGGATTCCGAGGAACCCCAATCCTCCGAACAAG TTTGCAATTTCTTCCGCAAACCATCCAAGAACAAGAACATCCGAAAACGGACGATTGACACTGATGGCAACACTGAAGATGATGATCAAGAAAAATCCAACATTTCTTCTGTCATCCACAAGCCAAAAAAGCCTCCGAGACCTGATAACAAGCTCCATTTCTCAACTGTTGGATCGTCAAAGAGAGCAACAGAATCTGCTGAATCCAAAGCTGAAGAATCGAAAGACACTCCACTTTTCCATTTTGAATCATCCAAGGAAATCCAAGTCCACCATGACAGCCGAGCGACAGCAACCTTAGAAACAGAAACTGAGTTTTCGAAAGATGCCCGTGCAATCCGAGAGCGGGTTCTAAAACAGGCAGAGGATGCTTTGAAGGGGGAAAAGAAAGGTGTTGACGACGAGAAGGTGTATAAGGGGATCCATGGGTACAAAGATTACAAAGCTGGCTTCCGACGCGAACAGACGGTTTCAGGTGAGAAGGCTGGTGGGGCTCATGGACCACTTAGAGCTTCAGCACACATCAGGTCTTCAGCGAGGTTTGATTACCAGCCGGATATATGCAAGGATTACAAGGAGACTGGTTACTGTGGGTTTGGAGATGCGTGcaagtttatgcatgatagagGGGATTATAAGTCTGGATGGCAGATGGAGAGAGAGTGGGAGGAAGCTGAGAAGGTGAGGAAGAGGAATTTGGCATTGGGAGGAGATGATGATGTGGATCGGGAAGGAGGGAATCAGAGcaatgatgatgaggatgattcATTGCCCTTCGCGTGTTTCATATGTAGGCAGTCATTCGAGGATCCTGTTGTTACAAAATGCAAGCACTATTTCTGCGAGCATTGTGCGCTGAAG CACCATTCAAAGAACAAGAAATGCTACGTGTGCAATAAGCCAACCCTCGGGATCTTCAACACAGCTCATGAGATCCGGAAAAAAATGGCAGAGCAAAAATAG